CAGATGCCCGAGGCGTTCCGTTCCATGTTCGCCACCTCCGGCGCGGATATGTCGACCCCCACCGGCTACATCCAGGTTGAACTGCTGTCCTTCATGGGACCGATCGCGGTCCTGCTCTACGCCATCAGCGCGGGTGCGGGGGCGATCGGCGGGGAGGAAGACCGCCACACCATGGACCTGCTGCTCTCCAACCCGGTGGGCCGCGGCCGGGTGGTGCTGGACAAGTTCCTGGCCATGGCTCTCGGCACGTTCCTGCTGGCAGCCGTGATGGGAGTATCGCTGGTACTTGAGGGCAAGCTCGTGGACCTGGAATTGCCCCCGGACAAGGTGGCCGCCACCATGTTCCACCTGGCCCTGCTCGGCGTCGTGTTTGGGGCGCTGGCGCTGGCGCTCTCCGCAGGCACCGGGAGGACCGGCCTGAGCCGCGGGGTACCCGCCGCGCTGGCGGTGTTCGCCTACATCGTCAATGCCCTGGCGCCGCTGGTGGACGCTTTCGACCGGGTCCAGAAGGTCTCGCCGTTCTTCCAGTACATTGCCCACGATCCGCTGAGGCAGGGCGTTGCCTGGGACGGGGTGGCCGTGTCCGTGACCACCGTCGCGGTGCTGCTGGCGCTCGCCGTCGTCGGCTTCCGACGCAGGGACGTCGCCGCCTGAACGCGTTTCCCAACCGACGGACTACCGGGGCATGGCAACGCGCTTTCCGTGCCGGAGTGGCTCACATGTGAGTGCGCCCCCGGTCATTTGCCACACATGGCCGCCATGGCGAAACCCTCAGCGGCCGTGGGTGGCAAATGGGTGAGCGGAGGGCGGTGCAGGGCGGGGCAAGGAGGCAATCTGCGGGTCGCGAGGCCGGGTGCCGTCGCGACCGTTCTCGTGCCGGGCCGGGCGTCCCGAGTAAGGACCCGTCCACAGGAGCGGCGTCCATCATTCGCCAGAGATGGCCGCATATACGGGCCTCACAGCGGCCGTCTGTGGCGAACGGGTGGACTTAATCCGGGGCGTCGGCAGCACGGGGTGAAGCACCGAGGCGCCCGGCACCACATTCGCGGCCTGCGAGCCCGGCCTACCCTTCCGGCGCGGCTTCCTCCGCCCAGGCCACGCTCGGGCCGATCGCGTCGATGGCCTGGGAGAGCGGGATGCCGGAGCCGTCGCGGCGGCCGTGCTCGCCCGGCAGGGAGCGGGCAACCCCGGCCAGCGAGGACGCCTTCGCCGGGCCGTGGCCCGCCCAGGCGAGCAGCAGGGTGTCTTCGCCCTTGAGGAAGCGGTGCGCACGGACCCCTGCCGTGCCGCGGCCCTTGGCCGGGTACTCGGCCAGTGCCGTCACCTTGGCCGCGCCGGGCGCGGTGCCCGGCAACGCGCCCTCGGCGCCGGCGATGGTGACCACCACGGCGGCGTCGTCGTCTGAGCGGGCCGTGCCGAAGTGCAACACCCGGTCCCCGGCAGCCAGCTTGATCCCGGCCATGCCGCCGGCGGTGCGTCCCTGCGGCCGGACCGCGGAGGCGCTGAAGTGCAGCAGCTGGGCCTGGCGCGTCACGAAGACCAGCTCGACGTCGTCGCCGGCGGCGGGCTCGACGCCCACCACGGTGTCCTTGTCCTTGAGCGCGATCACTTCCCAGTCCTCGCGGTTCAGCGGGTAGTCAGGCTGGACACGTTTGACCACGCCCTGCGCGGTCCCGATCGCGAGGACCTGGTCCAGCGGGGCGAACGCGACGAGGGTTTCGCCCTTGAGCAGCGTGATGAAGTCCCTGGCCGGCACACCGCCGGCCATATTGGGGGTTCCGGAGGTGGGCGGGAGCACCGGCATGTCCATCACCTGGAGCCGCAGCATGCGGCCCTGGGAGGTGACCGCGGCGATCTCGCCGCGCGCGGAGGTCTTGACCACAGAGCGGAACACGTCGTGCTTGGTCCGCGGCCCTGACTCAGCGAGGCTGTCCTGGTTGGCCGTGCGGGCGATCTGGCCGGACGCCGTCAGGATGGCCCAGCAGGGGTCGTCCGCGATCTCCAGGGCCAGCGGGGCGGCCTTGCCCTTGGCGCCGGGCGCCGCGAGGGCGGCGGCGACCGTGGGGGAGACGGCCTCGGATTCGAGCAGCACGGTCCGGCGCGGGGTGCCGTACTTGTCCGCGAGTTCACCGAGTTCGTCGGAGACCAGCCCGCGCAGCAGCTCGGGCGAGTCCAGGATCGCCTGAAGCTCGGCGATCTCTCGGCGCAGCTCGTCCTGTTCCTTCTCCAGCTCGATCCGGGAGTACTTGGTCAGCTGCCGGAGCCGCAGTTCCAGGATGTAGTTCGCCTGGATCTCGGTGAGGTCGTAGATGGACATCAGCCGCGTCCGGGCCTCTGCCGATTCGTCCGAGGAACGGATGATCTGGATGACCTCGTCGATGTCCACGATCGCGATGAGCATGCCCTCGACCAGGTGCAGGCGGTCCTTCTTCTTGCCCAGCCGGAACGAGGTGCGGCGCCGCACCACGTTGATCCGGTGGTTCACGTAAACGGAGAGCAGCTCGAGCAGGCCCAGGGTCTGCGGTTGCCCGTCGACGAGCGTGACGTTGTTGATGCCGAAGGAGTCCTCCATCGGCGTGAACCGGTAGAGCTGCTGGAGCACCGCGTTCGGGTTGAACCCGTTCTTCAGCTCGATCACGAGCCGCAGCCCGTGCTTGCGGTCGGTCAGGTCCACAATGTCGCTGATGCCGGTCAGTTTCTTGCCGTTGACCGCGTCCTTGATCTTCTCGATCACCTTCTCCGGGCCCACCATGTATGGCAGTTCCGTGACCACGAGGCCGGTACGGCGAGCCGAGAGCTGTTCGACGTCCACCTTGGCCCGGGTCTTGAAGGAGCCGCGGCCGGTGGCGTAGGCATCGCGGATGCCATCCAGCCCCACGATCCGGCCCCCGGTGGGCAGGTCCGGCCCGGGGACGAACTTCATGATGTCCTCGAGCGTGGCGTCCGGGTGCGCGATCAGGTGCCGGGCCGCCGCCACCACTTCGGCAAGGTTGTGCGGGGCCATGTTGGTGGCCAT
The nucleotide sequence above comes from Arthrobacter sp. KBS0702. Encoded proteins:
- a CDS encoding ABC transporter permease subunit, with the translated sequence MLLSVLAKTLRDQGRSLLAWSVSLVLLVAMYAAVWPAVRDQPSMGDFIDQMPEAFRSMFATSGADMSTPTGYIQVELLSFMGPIAVLLYAISAGAGAIGGEEDRHTMDLLLSNPVGRGRVVLDKFLAMALGTFLLAAVMGVSLVLEGKLVDLELPPDKVAATMFHLALLGVVFGALALALSAGTGRTGLSRGVPAALAVFAYIVNALAPLVDAFDRVQKVSPFFQYIAHDPLRQGVAWDGVAVSVTTVAVLLALAVVGFRRRDVAA
- a CDS encoding DNA topoisomerase (ATP-hydrolyzing) subunit A, yielding MARRQTTPPAGEAPDFVENIVDIDVTSEMEGSFLEYAYSVIYSRALPDARDGLKPVQRRILYMMSEMGLRPDRGHVKSARVVGEVMGKLHPHGDTAIYDAMVRMAQDFSLRLPLIDGHGNFGSLDDGPAAPRYTEARLAAAALTLTDHLDEDVVDFVPNYDNQLTQPDVLPAAFPNLLVNGATGIAVGMATNMAPHNLAEVVAAARHLIAHPDATLEDIMKFVPGPDLPTGGRIVGLDGIRDAYATGRGSFKTRAKVDVEQLSARRTGLVVTELPYMVGPEKVIEKIKDAVNGKKLTGISDIVDLTDRKHGLRLVIELKNGFNPNAVLQQLYRFTPMEDSFGINNVTLVDGQPQTLGLLELLSVYVNHRINVVRRRTSFRLGKKKDRLHLVEGMLIAIVDIDEVIQIIRSSDESAEARTRLMSIYDLTEIQANYILELRLRQLTKYSRIELEKEQDELRREIAELQAILDSPELLRGLVSDELGELADKYGTPRRTVLLESEAVSPTVAAALAAPGAKGKAAPLALEIADDPCWAILTASGQIARTANQDSLAESGPRTKHDVFRSVVKTSARGEIAAVTSQGRMLRLQVMDMPVLPPTSGTPNMAGGVPARDFITLLKGETLVAFAPLDQVLAIGTAQGVVKRVQPDYPLNREDWEVIALKDKDTVVGVEPAAGDDVELVFVTRQAQLLHFSASAVRPQGRTAGGMAGIKLAAGDRVLHFGTARSDDDAAVVVTIAGAEGALPGTAPGAAKVTALAEYPAKGRGTAGVRAHRFLKGEDTLLLAWAGHGPAKASSLAGVARSLPGEHGRRDGSGIPLSQAIDAIGPSVAWAEEAAPEG